Proteins encoded together in one Branchiostoma floridae strain S238N-H82 chromosome 18, Bfl_VNyyK, whole genome shotgun sequence window:
- the LOC118405454 gene encoding angiopoietin-related protein 2-like: protein MYRITHQNAYELCIVLSDWVGNVKYARYSTFSVGPMYDYILSVGGYSGTAGDGFLLSSSSFTNNGAKFSTRWYDQGTDSSTSMAEYFGGGWWFNGFGHSNLNGPYFRDPDRYNSNDGLGVFWYPFYSNNNNYSLKKTKMMIRPTNFSTRVGCQT from the coding sequence ATGTACCGTATAACGCACCAGAACGCGTACGAGCTGTGTATTGTGCTTTCAGACTGGGTAGGGAATGTGAAGTACGCTAGATACTCCACCTTCTCAGTCGGTCCAATGTATGATTACATCCTGAGTGTCGGGGGGTACAGTGGGACGGCAGGGGATGGGTTCTTATTGTCAAGTTCATCATTTACCAACAATGGTGCGAAGTTCAGCACCCGTTGGTACGACCAAGGCACTGACTCCTCGACTTCAATGGCGGAATATTTCGGCGGTGGTTGGTGGTTCAACGGGTTCGGCCACAGTAACCTGAACGGTCCGTACTTCCGAGATCCCGACCGCTACAACAGCAACGATGGTCTGGGCGTCTTTTGGTATCCGTTCTACAGTAATAACAATAACTATTCTCTGAAGAAGACCAAAATGATGATCCGTCCCACAAATTTCAGCACTAGGGTAGGGTGCCAGACATAA
- the LOC118405455 gene encoding angiopoietin-related protein 1-like, with protein sequence MYSSCYSHRRQPHKMSFIHVFVVTAVLQWSVVTGEGRTDQLTLSLCRVWEECLETAIDNDLEHAEPGTSQAICGDFLDMLEKHGVDCGTLQDPEEETADVGGTLSSLEHHPSDDEEQQEPLTTSPDGEKDTNKGERFYKQHLPHNHPANANSQLGKTNFADCSEIYSAQAMSGSIASGVFSIKPGHKSDSVSVYCDQTTDGGGWTVIQRRFDGSLEFFRRIGAYRDGFGEPNGEYWLGLDKIYRITHQNTYELYIVLSDWVGNVKYARYSTFSVGPMYDYILSVGGYSGTAGDGFLLSSPSFTNNGAKFSTGWYDQDTDSSTSVAEYFGGGWWFNGFGHSNLNGPYFRDPDRYNSNDGLGVFWYPFYSNNNNYSLKRTKMMIRPTNFSTRAVG encoded by the exons atgtacagtagttgtTATTCGCATAGACGGCAGCCCCACAAGATGTCGTTCATCCACGTGTTCGTGGTGACCGCAGTTCTGCAGTGGTCTGTAGTGACCGGAGAAGGCCGTACTGACCAGTTGACCCTGTCACTGTGCAGGGTTTGGGAGGAGTGTCTTGAGACAG ccaTTGACAACGACTTGGAACACGCTGAGCCCGGGACTTCCCAGGCGATCTGTGGCGACTTTCTGGACATGTTAGAGAAGCATGGCGTGGATTGTG GAACCCTGCAGGACCCTGAAGAAGAGACAGCTGATGTTGGAGGAACCCTGTCCTCACTAGAGCATCATCCCAGTGATGATGAGGAGCAACAAG AACCTTTGACGACCTCACCTGACGGCGAAAAGGACACAAACAAAGGAGAACGATTCTACAAGCAGCATCTTCCACACAACCATCCGGCCAACGCAAACAGCCAATTGGGAAAAACGAACTTTGCCGACTGCTCTGAGATTTATTCTGCTCAGGCAATGTCTGGTTCTATAGCTAGTGGGGTGTTTTCTATCAAACCAGGTCATAAGAGCGACTCAGTCTCTGTATACTGTGATCAGACCACAGATGGGGGAGGGTGGACGGTCATACAGAGGAGGTTTGACGGGTCCCTCGAGTTTTTCCGCCGTATCGGTGCTTACCGAGACGGGTTTGGGGAACCAAATGGCGAGTACTGGCTGGGGTTAGACAAAATCTACCGTATAACGCACCAGAACACGTACGAGTTGTATATTGTGCTTTCAGACTGGGTAGGGAATGTGAAATACGCTAGATACTCCACCTTCTCAGTCGGTCCAATGTATGATTACATCCTGAGTGTCGGGGGGTATAGTGGGACGGCCGGGGATGGGTTCTTATTGTCAAGTCCATCGTTTACCAACAATGGTGCGAAGTTCAGCACCGGTTGGTACGACCAAGACACCGACTCCTCAACTTCAGTGGCGGAATATTTCGGCGGTGGCTGGTGGTTCAACGGTTTCGGCCACAGTAACCTGAACGGTCCGTACTTCCGAGATCCCGACCGCTACAACAGCAACGATGGTCTGGGCGTCTTTTGGTATCCGTTCTACAGTAATAACAATAACTATTCTCTGAAGAGGACCAAAATGATGATCCGGCCCACAAACTTCAGCACTAGGGCAGTAGGGTAG
- the LOC118405456 gene encoding angiopoietin-1-like, whose amino-acid sequence MMSFVHVFVVTAVLQWSVVTGEGRTDQLTLSLCRVWGECLETAIGNNLEHAELGTPQAICGDFLDMLEKHGVDCGTLNDLEEETADVGGTLSSLEPHPSDEEQQQATGNDLEHAELGTPQAICGDFLDMLQKHGVDCGTLQDPEEQTADVGGTLSSQEPHHPHPGDEEQQQKSPTTTNDEENRKRGDHRQRLPHNHPANTDDLWRENHFDDCSEIHTAQAMFGSVASGVFSIKPAHVNDPVSVYCDQTTDGGGWTVIQRRFDGSIEFFRRIWAYQDGFGDSSGEYWLGLDNMYRLTHQNVYELYIELEDWAGNVKHARYSTFSIGPGGDYILSVGGYSGTAGDGFQLSDSSSGNNGAKFSTRGHDKDNHSSHSMAEVYGGGWWYSDGGGYSSLTGPYFRDTDGFNVNDGAGVLWYPFHYEWYYSLKKTKMMVRPTDFSTRVAKRLGKE is encoded by the exons ATGATGTCGTTCGTCCATGTGTTCGTGGTGACCGCAGTTCTACAGTGGTCTGTAGTGACCGGAGAAGGCCGTACTGACCAGTTGACCCTGTCACTGTGCAGGGTTTGGGGGGAGTGTCTTGAGACAG CCATTGGCAACAACTTGGAACACGCTGAGCTCGGAACTCCCCAGGCGATCTGTGGCGACTTTCTGGACATGCTAGAGAAGCATGGCGTGGATTGTG GAACCCTGAATGACCTTGAAGAAGAGACAGCTGATGTTGGAGGAACCCTGTCCTCACTAGAGCCTCATCCCAGTGATGAGGAGCAGCAACAAG CCACTGGCAACGACTTGGAACACGCTGAGCTCGGAACTCCCCAGGCGATCTGTGGTGACTTTCTGGACATGTTACAGAAGCATGGCGTGGATTGTG GAACCCTGCAGGACCCTGAAGAACAGACAGCTGATGTTGGAGGAACCCTGTCCTCACAAGAGCCTCATCACCCTCATCCTGGTGATGAGGAGCAGCAACAAA AGTCTCCAACGACAACTAATGACGAAGAGAACAGGAAACGGGGAGACCACAGGCAACGCCTTCCACACAACCATCCGGCCAACACTGACGACCTCTGGCGAGAGAACCATTTTGATGACTGTTCTGAGATTCACACTGCTCAGGCGATGTTTGGTTCTGTAGCTAGCGGGGTGTTTTCTATCAAACCGGCCCATGTTAACGACCCAGTCTCTGTATACTGTGACCAAACCACAGATGGGGGAGGGTGGACGGTCATACAGAGGAGGTTTGACGGGTCAATCGAGTTTTTCCGCCGTATTTGGGCTTACCAAGACGGGTTTGGGGACTCTAGTGGAGAGTATTGGCTGGGGTTAGACAACATGTACCGTCTAACGCACCAGAACGTGTACGAGTTATATATTGAGCTAGAGGACTGGGCAGGGAATGTGAAGCACGCCAGATACTCCACCTTCTCAATCGGTCCGGGAGGTGATTACATCCTGAGTGTCGGGGGGTATAGTGGGACGGCCGGGGATGGGTTCCAACTGTCGGACTCTTCATCTGGCAACAATGGTGCAAAGTTCAGCACCCGTGGGCACGACAAAGACAACCACTCCTCACATTCAATGGCAGAAGTGTACGGTGGTGGCTGGTGGTACAGTGATGGTGGTGGCTACAGTAGCCTGACCGGTCCGTACTTCCGAGATACCGACGGGTTCAACGTCAACGATGGTGCGGGTGTCCTTTGGTATCCGTTCCACTATGAATGGTACTATTCTCTGAAAAAGACCAAAATGATGGTCCGTCCCACCGACTTCAGCACCAGGGTGGCAAAAAGGCTGGGAAAGGAGTAG